A window of the Polaribacter sp. HaHaR_3_91 genome harbors these coding sequences:
- a CDS encoding sensor histidine kinase, translated as MESEASQIILIVTTIIIITFVIFIILLFTVFQKRKNSLLELQAENKKRFEREIAETQIEIREETLRNISWELHDNIGQLLTLAKIQLQNASPENIHEVSETITKGLTEVRALSKLINPEAIKNIKLREAVQLEIDRFNRLNFINASLIILGNEHIINEKSSIIIFRILQEFFSNTIKHSKASNLTVELKFGAINLEITAKDNGVGFSSLENKRNGIGLENIKNRAKLIGATAVFTSEVNKGTSLNIVYRL; from the coding sequence ATGGAGTCAGAAGCGAGTCAAATAATATTAATTGTAACCACTATAATAATCATCACATTTGTTATTTTTATTATTTTATTGTTTACTGTTTTTCAAAAAAGAAAGAATAGCCTTCTAGAACTGCAAGCGGAAAATAAAAAAAGGTTTGAAAGAGAAATAGCCGAAACACAAATAGAAATTAGAGAAGAGACTTTAAGAAATATTAGTTGGGAATTGCACGATAATATTGGGCAGTTATTAACTTTAGCTAAAATTCAATTGCAGAATGCTTCTCCAGAAAATATCCACGAAGTTTCAGAAACGATTACTAAAGGTTTAACAGAGGTAAGAGCATTATCAAAATTAATTAACCCTGAAGCGATAAAGAATATAAAATTAAGAGAAGCCGTACAATTAGAAATAGATCGTTTTAATAGATTAAACTTTATAAATGCGAGCTTGATAATTTTAGGGAATGAACATATAATTAATGAAAAATCTAGCATCATTATTTTCCGAATTTTACAGGAGTTCTTTTCTAATACCATAAAACATTCTAAGGCATCCAATTTAACCGTTGAATTAAAGTTTGGTGCCATTAATTTAGAAATTACTGCAAAAGATAACGGAGTTGGTTTTTCATCATTAGAAAATAAACGAAACGGTATAGGACTTGAAAATATTAAAAATAGAGCAAAATTAATTGGAGCTACAGCAGTTTTTACTTCTGAAGTAAATAAAGGTACTTCCTTAAATATAGTATATAGGTTATGA
- a CDS encoding response regulator transcription factor — MIKYSVVIVDDHTLLSQAIAAMVNTFNKFKVLYTCKNGQELVDKFSSSPEFIPDVVLMDINMPIMNGIETTEWISKNHNEVHVMALSVEDEDATILKMLKVGAIGYLLKDTEKVVLEKALVEIAENGFYHTKNVTNLLMKSLSGNGEAEIKFKEREITFMKHACSELTYKEIAEIMCLSPKTIDGYRDVLFTKLHVKNRVGLVMYAIKNKIYTP, encoded by the coding sequence ATGATTAAATATTCAGTTGTTATTGTAGATGATCACACATTGCTTTCACAAGCAATTGCTGCTATGGTAAATACTTTTAATAAATTTAAAGTTTTATATACGTGCAAAAATGGACAAGAATTAGTTGATAAATTCTCTTCTTCACCAGAATTTATTCCAGATGTTGTTTTAATGGATATCAATATGCCTATAATGAATGGAATTGAAACAACTGAATGGATCTCTAAAAACCATAATGAAGTACATGTAATGGCACTTTCTGTGGAAGATGAAGACGCTACTATTTTAAAAATGTTAAAAGTTGGTGCTATTGGTTACTTATTAAAAGATACCGAAAAAGTAGTTTTAGAAAAAGCTTTGGTGGAAATAGCAGAAAATGGATTTTATCATACCAAAAATGTAACCAATTTATTAATGAAATCTCTTTCTGGAAATGGAGAGGCAGAAATAAAATTTAAAGAAAGAGAAATTACTTTTATGAAACATGCTTGTTCTGAATTAACCTATAAGGAAATTGCAGAAATTATGTGTTTAAGTCCAAAAACAATTGATGGGTATAGAGATGTTTTGTTTACTAAATTACATGTAAAGAATAGAGTTGGTTTGGTTATGTATGCAATCAAAAATAAAATTTACACTCCATAA
- the rbfA gene encoding 30S ribosome-binding factor RbfA — protein sequence MEETNRQRKIAGVLQKDLVDVLQKAAQDGMKGIIISVSKVHVTSDLGVAKVYLSVFPSSNREEIIKGVQSNTVLIRHEMAKRTKHQLRRMPELLFFGDDTLDYIEEIDKSLKGEDDNPIKDPSVLPRRKRS from the coding sequence ATGGAAGAAACGAACAGACAACGTAAAATTGCAGGAGTATTGCAAAAGGATTTGGTAGATGTTTTACAGAAAGCAGCGCAAGATGGAATGAAAGGAATAATTATTTCTGTTTCTAAGGTTCATGTAACATCAGATTTAGGAGTCGCTAAAGTTTATTTAAGTGTATTTCCTTCTAGCAATAGAGAAGAAATTATTAAAGGTGTACAATCTAATACGGTTTTAATTCGCCATGAAATGGCAAAAAGAACAAAACACCAATTACGTAGAATGCCCGAATTATTATTTTTTGGAGATGATACGTTAGATTATATTGAGGAAATTGATAAATCTTTAAAAGGTGAAGATGACAATCCTATTAAAGATCCTAGCGTTTTGCCAAGACGTAAAAGAAGTTAA
- a CDS encoding ABC transporter permease codes for MNFPLYIAKRYLFTKTSNNAINIITIIASFGVIVGSLALFIILSGFSGLRTFSYSLLDVSDPDIKITSNKGKTFFYSEDVHQALINNTSIKATSKIIEERVFLEYNDKNEIAYIKGVEESYTSITDIDSVISLGGWLDLDQPNTAVVGNGISRKLSLGVLNYGSPLTIMVPKPGVGFINPNNAFYKKDVQIVGLYSGTEEFESKFVFVSINEAKNLLNFDDNQITGVEIKLKDNLDADLFSEELQQQLGNQFKVQTKQQLNEVFYKVINTENFVSYLIFTLIVIIALFNVIGAIIMMIIDKKSNLKTLFSLGASIKEIKKVFILQGFLLTFLGMIIGLTLGIIIVFIQKEFGIFMITQNFAYPVEFRFSNLFIVIATITILGFIASKIASSRISKEFVEK; via the coding sequence TTGAACTTTCCCTTATACATAGCCAAAAGATATTTATTTACAAAAACAAGTAATAATGCCATCAATATTATTACAATTATTGCTTCTTTTGGTGTAATTGTAGGCTCTTTAGCCTTGTTTATTATCCTTTCTGGTTTTTCTGGCTTGCGTACATTTAGTTACAGCTTGTTAGATGTATCTGATCCTGATATTAAAATTACTTCTAATAAAGGGAAAACTTTTTTCTATTCGGAAGATGTCCATCAAGCATTAATAAATAATACTTCTATTAAAGCAACATCTAAAATTATAGAAGAACGCGTTTTTTTAGAGTACAATGATAAGAATGAAATTGCTTATATAAAGGGTGTTGAAGAGAGTTATACTTCTATTACAGATATAGATTCTGTAATCAGTTTAGGAGGTTGGTTAGATTTAGATCAGCCAAATACTGCAGTTGTTGGTAATGGAATTTCAAGAAAGTTATCATTAGGAGTTTTAAATTATGGATCTCCTTTAACAATTATGGTTCCTAAACCAGGAGTAGGTTTTATCAACCCTAATAATGCTTTTTATAAAAAAGATGTACAAATTGTTGGTTTGTATTCTGGTACGGAAGAGTTTGAAAGTAAATTTGTTTTTGTTTCTATAAATGAAGCAAAGAATTTATTGAATTTTGATGATAACCAAATAACAGGTGTTGAAATTAAATTAAAAGACAATTTAGACGCCGATTTGTTTTCGGAAGAACTACAACAGCAATTAGGAAATCAATTTAAAGTACAGACTAAACAACAATTAAATGAGGTTTTCTATAAGGTAATTAATACAGAGAATTTTGTGTCGTATCTTATTTTTACATTAATTGTAATTATAGCATTATTTAATGTTATTGGTGCAATTATAATGATGATTATTGATAAAAAATCGAACTTAAAAACTCTTTTTAGTTTAGGTGCATCTATTAAAGAAATTAAAAAAGTTTTTATTTTACAAGGTTTCCTATTAACCTTTTTAGGAATGATTATCGGGTTAACTCTGGGTATTATAATTGTTTTTATTCAGAAAGAATTTGGCATATTTATGATTACCCAAAACTTTGCTTATCCGGTAGAATTTAGATTCTCGAATCTTTTTATTGTAATAGCTACCATTACAATTTTGGGCTTTATAGCCTCTAAAATTGCTAGTAGTAGAATTTCTAAAGAGTTTGTAGAAAAGTAA
- the dusB gene encoding tRNA dihydrouridine synthase DusB, whose amino-acid sequence MIKIGNIELPDFPLLLAPMEDVSDPPFRALCKEQGADVVYTEFISSEGLIRDAAKSIMKLDIYEKERPVGIQIFGANLESMLRTVEIVEKSKPDIIDINFGCPVKKVVSKGAGAGILKDIDLMVSLTEAMVKHTNLPITVKTRLGWDHDSIRIVEVAERLQDVGCKAISIHGRTRAQMYKGEADWKPIADVKNNQRMHIPVFGNGDVTSPEKAMEMRDSYGLDGCMIGRAAIGYPWFFNEIKHFFKTGEHLTKPTIAQRVEMARRHLQMAIDWKGPVLGVFETRRHYTNYFKGIPHFKEYRMKMVTSDDAKDVFATFDEVEAKFGNTIIPQY is encoded by the coding sequence TTGATTAAAATCGGCAACATAGAATTACCAGACTTTCCTCTTTTATTAGCACCAATGGAAGATGTCTCTGATCCACCATTTAGAGCTTTATGTAAAGAACAAGGAGCAGATGTGGTATATACAGAGTTTATTTCTTCTGAAGGCTTGATTCGTGATGCAGCAAAAAGCATTATGAAACTAGACATCTATGAAAAAGAACGTCCGGTAGGAATTCAGATTTTTGGAGCCAACTTAGAATCGATGTTAAGAACAGTGGAGATTGTTGAAAAATCAAAGCCAGATATTATTGATATCAACTTTGGTTGCCCCGTAAAGAAAGTTGTTTCTAAAGGTGCAGGAGCAGGAATTTTAAAAGACATAGATTTAATGGTTTCATTAACTGAAGCCATGGTAAAACATACTAATTTACCTATTACAGTTAAAACGCGTTTAGGTTGGGATCATGATTCTATTAGAATTGTAGAAGTTGCAGAACGCTTGCAAGATGTAGGTTGTAAAGCAATTTCAATTCACGGCAGAACGCGTGCCCAAATGTATAAAGGTGAGGCAGATTGGAAACCGATTGCAGACGTAAAAAACAACCAAAGAATGCACATACCTGTTTTTGGAAATGGTGATGTAACTTCTCCTGAAAAAGCCATGGAAATGAGAGATTCTTATGGTTTAGATGGTTGTATGATTGGTAGAGCTGCTATTGGCTATCCTTGGTTTTTTAATGAAATAAAACACTTCTTTAAAACTGGCGAACATTTAACAAAACCAACAATTGCACAACGTGTAGAAATGGCAAGAAGGCACTTACAAATGGCCATTGATTGGAAAGGACCTGTATTAGGTGTTTTTGAAACTAGAAGACATTATACCAATTACTTTAAAGGGATTCCGCATTTTAAAGAATACAGAATGAAAATGGTAACTTCTGATGATGCAAAAGATGTTTTTGCGACGTTTGATGAAGTGGAAGCTAAGTTTGGGAACACGATTATCCCTCAATATTAG
- a CDS encoding EF-hand domain-containing protein produces the protein MGAKEDILKKINFLITSKFQSPAEAFLFFDKDKEGKLNKDEVKDLLKDADISGFFRGIVAGELIKGYDKSGDECINLEEFKVAIAELERDL, from the coding sequence ATGGGAGCAAAAGAAGATATTTTAAAAAAAATCAATTTTTTAATCACTAGTAAATTTCAAAGTCCGGCAGAAGCTTTTCTTTTTTTTGATAAAGATAAAGAAGGTAAATTAAATAAAGATGAAGTAAAAGACCTATTAAAAGATGCAGATATCAGTGGCTTTTTTAGAGGAATTGTAGCTGGTGAATTGATAAAAGGATATGATAAATCGGGTGATGAATGTATCAATCTAGAAGAATTTAAAGTAGCAATTGCAGAATTAGAAAGAGATTTGTAA